One genomic segment of Stigmatopora argus isolate UIUO_Sarg chromosome 18, RoL_Sarg_1.0, whole genome shotgun sequence includes these proteins:
- the insyn2a gene encoding inhibitory synaptic factor 2A isoform X3 translates to MVSKEGSTCMLTNSESDSDGVVAPLPSAALALQVKYSLDASRQVRKRNKALQVRFKDICEAQNEQREADLAKEGNPLSYKSTYRKYMTVPARRSIPNVTRSTGVQTSPDLKKRYQTFPFERKKGHTFKHVAETYTGQNNGFVLEVKPAAQQCFDEDAEEEGACGGSRVWRTKALLHTNECVAAVEQHTKPEGLCEDSLMLSSATNSDYQLCGVPSKAGGGLQHKERLPLEVGLSRSRTLPDRASKVTGPIAWNSLTQVECLDSLSARHKRKKSLQFNGLQSETLPRTGRGCAVRATCHATDKPQGAAASDQEACKQIVPMNQDSDVKAQLQAMENLISSSQETIKVLLGVIQELERGEAHREGLSYRTGQDTANCDTCRNSACIIYSVTDGCRSYRILKTAEGSPWACVGFPRVLRFPPTS, encoded by the exons ATGGTGAGCAAGGAGGGTAGCACATGCATGCTCACCAACTCCGAATCTGATTCGGATGGAGTGGTGGCGCCCCTGCCTTCCGCCGCGCTAGCTCTGCAAGTCAAATATTCACTGGATGCCAGTCGACAGGTGAGGAAGCGGAACAAGGCCCTCCAAGTACGTTTCAAGGATATCTGCGAGGCACAAAACGAGCAGAGGGAGGCCGACTTGGCGAAGGAAGGGAATCCTCTGTCTTACAAATCGACGTACCGCAAGTACATGACCGTGCCGGCCCGCCGATCCATCCCCAACGTTACGCGCAGCACCGGGGTGCAGACGTCTCCTGACCTTAAGAAGCGCTACCAGACGTTCCCGTTCGAGCGCAAGAAAGGCCACACATTTAAGCACGTGGCAGAAACATACACAGGACAGAATAACGGCTTTGTCCTGGAAGTGAAACCGGCTGCGCAGCAGTGTTTCGATGAGGACGCAGAAGAAGAGGGAGCCTGTGGTGGGAGCAGAGTTTGGCGGACCAAAGCATTGCTTCACACTAATGAGTGCGTGGCCGCAGTGGAGCAGCACACCAAACCTGAAGGCCTGTGCGAGGATTCGTTAATGCTGAGTTCCGCCACCAACTCAGACTACCAGCTGTGTGGCGTTCCATCCAAAGCTGGTGGGGGATTACAACATAAAGAAAGGCTACCACTGGAGGTTGGCTTGTCTCGATCAAGAACCCTGCCGGACAGGGCTTCCAAAGTGACAGGGCCCATCGCATGGAACTCCCTCACACAGGTGGAGTGCCTGGACAGTTTGTCGGCACGACACAAGCGCAAGAAAAGTCTGCAGTTCAATGGGCTACAGAGCGAGACGTTGCCACGCACCGGTCGAGGCTGCGCAGTGCGAGCGACGTGTCATGCAACTGACAAGCCTCAAGGGGCAGCAGCGTCAGACCAGGAGGCCTGTAAGCAAATAGTGCCTATGAATCAGGACAGCGATGTTAAAGCACAGCTTCAAGCCATGGAGAACCTTATCAGCTCCAGCCAGGAGACCATCAAGGTGCTGTTGGGGGTCATCCAAGAACTGGAACGAGGGGAAGCCCACAGAGAAGG GCTATCCTATCGCACTGGACAGGACACGGCCAACTGTGACACATGCCGGAACAGCGCATGCATTATTTACAG tgtcacTGACGGCTGTAGAAGTTACAGAATTTTGAAGACCGCTGagggttctccctgggcttgcgtgggctttccccgggtactgcggtttcctcccacatcctaa
- the insyn2a gene encoding inhibitory synaptic factor 2A isoform X2: MVSKEGSTCMLTNSESDSDGVVAPLPSAALALQVKYSLDASRQVRKRNKALQVRFKDICEAQNEQREADLAKEGNPLSYKSTYRKYMTVPARRSIPNVTRSTGVQTSPDLKKRYQTFPFERKKGHTFKHVAETYTGQNNGFVLEVKPAAQQCFDEDAEEEGACGGSRVWRTKALLHTNECVAAVEQHTKPEGLCEDSLMLSSATNSDYQLCGVPSKAGGGLQHKERLPLEVGLSRSRTLPDRASKVTGPIAWNSLTQVECLDSLSARHKRKKSLQFNGLQSETLPRTGRGCAVRATCHATDKPQGAAASDQEACKQIVPMNQDSDVKAQLQAMENLISSSQETIKVLLGVIQELERGEAHREGLSYRTGQDTANCDTCRNSACIIYRAGLQATGRQTSTPHKTTLPFGRHPLPRPAVPPRGLHIHA; the protein is encoded by the exons ATGGTGAGCAAGGAGGGTAGCACATGCATGCTCACCAACTCCGAATCTGATTCGGATGGAGTGGTGGCGCCCCTGCCTTCCGCCGCGCTAGCTCTGCAAGTCAAATATTCACTGGATGCCAGTCGACAGGTGAGGAAGCGGAACAAGGCCCTCCAAGTACGTTTCAAGGATATCTGCGAGGCACAAAACGAGCAGAGGGAGGCCGACTTGGCGAAGGAAGGGAATCCTCTGTCTTACAAATCGACGTACCGCAAGTACATGACCGTGCCGGCCCGCCGATCCATCCCCAACGTTACGCGCAGCACCGGGGTGCAGACGTCTCCTGACCTTAAGAAGCGCTACCAGACGTTCCCGTTCGAGCGCAAGAAAGGCCACACATTTAAGCACGTGGCAGAAACATACACAGGACAGAATAACGGCTTTGTCCTGGAAGTGAAACCGGCTGCGCAGCAGTGTTTCGATGAGGACGCAGAAGAAGAGGGAGCCTGTGGTGGGAGCAGAGTTTGGCGGACCAAAGCATTGCTTCACACTAATGAGTGCGTGGCCGCAGTGGAGCAGCACACCAAACCTGAAGGCCTGTGCGAGGATTCGTTAATGCTGAGTTCCGCCACCAACTCAGACTACCAGCTGTGTGGCGTTCCATCCAAAGCTGGTGGGGGATTACAACATAAAGAAAGGCTACCACTGGAGGTTGGCTTGTCTCGATCAAGAACCCTGCCGGACAGGGCTTCCAAAGTGACAGGGCCCATCGCATGGAACTCCCTCACACAGGTGGAGTGCCTGGACAGTTTGTCGGCACGACACAAGCGCAAGAAAAGTCTGCAGTTCAATGGGCTACAGAGCGAGACGTTGCCACGCACCGGTCGAGGCTGCGCAGTGCGAGCGACGTGTCATGCAACTGACAAGCCTCAAGGGGCAGCAGCGTCAGACCAGGAGGCCTGTAAGCAAATAGTGCCTATGAATCAGGACAGCGATGTTAAAGCACAGCTTCAAGCCATGGAGAACCTTATCAGCTCCAGCCAGGAGACCATCAAGGTGCTGTTGGGGGTCATCCAAGAACTGGAACGAGGGGAAGCCCACAGAGAAGG GCTATCCTATCGCACTGGACAGGACACGGCCAACTGTGACACATGCCGGAACAGCGCATGCATTATTTACAG
- the insyn2a gene encoding inhibitory synaptic factor 2A isoform X4 → MVSKEGSTCMLTNSESDSDGVVAPLPSAALALQVKYSLDASRQVRKRNKALQVRFKDICEAQNEQREADLAKEGNPLSYKSTYRKYMTVPARRSIPNVTRSTGVQTSPDLKKRYQTFPFERKKGHTFKHVAETYTGQNNGFVLEVKPAAQQCFDEDAEEEGACGGSRVWRTKALLHTNECVAAVEQHTKPEGLCEDSLMLSSATNSDYQLCGVPSKAGGGLQHKERLPLEVGLSRSRTLPDRASKVTGPIAWNSLTQVECLDSLSARHKRKKSLQFNGLQSETLPRTGRGCAVRATCHATDKPQGAAASDQEACKQIVPMNQDSDVKAQLQAMENLISSSQETIKVLLGVIQELERGEAHREGLSYRTGQDTANCDTCRNSACIIYRILKTAEGSPWACVGFPRVLRFPPTS, encoded by the exons ATGGTGAGCAAGGAGGGTAGCACATGCATGCTCACCAACTCCGAATCTGATTCGGATGGAGTGGTGGCGCCCCTGCCTTCCGCCGCGCTAGCTCTGCAAGTCAAATATTCACTGGATGCCAGTCGACAGGTGAGGAAGCGGAACAAGGCCCTCCAAGTACGTTTCAAGGATATCTGCGAGGCACAAAACGAGCAGAGGGAGGCCGACTTGGCGAAGGAAGGGAATCCTCTGTCTTACAAATCGACGTACCGCAAGTACATGACCGTGCCGGCCCGCCGATCCATCCCCAACGTTACGCGCAGCACCGGGGTGCAGACGTCTCCTGACCTTAAGAAGCGCTACCAGACGTTCCCGTTCGAGCGCAAGAAAGGCCACACATTTAAGCACGTGGCAGAAACATACACAGGACAGAATAACGGCTTTGTCCTGGAAGTGAAACCGGCTGCGCAGCAGTGTTTCGATGAGGACGCAGAAGAAGAGGGAGCCTGTGGTGGGAGCAGAGTTTGGCGGACCAAAGCATTGCTTCACACTAATGAGTGCGTGGCCGCAGTGGAGCAGCACACCAAACCTGAAGGCCTGTGCGAGGATTCGTTAATGCTGAGTTCCGCCACCAACTCAGACTACCAGCTGTGTGGCGTTCCATCCAAAGCTGGTGGGGGATTACAACATAAAGAAAGGCTACCACTGGAGGTTGGCTTGTCTCGATCAAGAACCCTGCCGGACAGGGCTTCCAAAGTGACAGGGCCCATCGCATGGAACTCCCTCACACAGGTGGAGTGCCTGGACAGTTTGTCGGCACGACACAAGCGCAAGAAAAGTCTGCAGTTCAATGGGCTACAGAGCGAGACGTTGCCACGCACCGGTCGAGGCTGCGCAGTGCGAGCGACGTGTCATGCAACTGACAAGCCTCAAGGGGCAGCAGCGTCAGACCAGGAGGCCTGTAAGCAAATAGTGCCTATGAATCAGGACAGCGATGTTAAAGCACAGCTTCAAGCCATGGAGAACCTTATCAGCTCCAGCCAGGAGACCATCAAGGTGCTGTTGGGGGTCATCCAAGAACTGGAACGAGGGGAAGCCCACAGAGAAGG GCTATCCTATCGCACTGGACAGGACACGGCCAACTGTGACACATGCCGGAACAGCGCATGCATTATTTACAG AATTTTGAAGACCGCTGagggttctccctgggcttgcgtgggctttccccgggtactgcggtttcctcccacatcctaa